In Drosophila teissieri strain GT53w chromosome 2R, Prin_Dtei_1.1, whole genome shotgun sequence, the following proteins share a genomic window:
- the LOC122614638 gene encoding metchnikowin, with product MQLNLGAIFLALLGVMATTTSVLSKPHRHQGPIFDTRPSPFNPNQPRPGRIY from the coding sequence ATGCAACTTAATCTTGGAGCGATTTTTCTGGCACTGCTGGGTGTGATGGCCACGACTACTTCGGTCCTCTCGAAACCTCATCGTCACCAGGGACCCATTTTCGATACGAGGCCGTCGCCCTTCAATCCTAACCAACCACGACCGGGTCGCATTTATTGA